The following DNA comes from Flavobacterium sp. N3904.
TTCTTGTGGGTCCAATTCTATTTCGACATACTGCATTTCTTCTCCAAAAATCTGATAATCTATTTCGTGTGCTTGCATGATTTCTAGTGTTTTATATTTCTAAATAAGTCGGATTTGAATTTGTAATGTTACAAACGAAGACGAAAATTTGTTGTTTTACGCGCGAGGGATAGCAACGGAAAGCCCACAGTCCCGTCTTTTCGGGACGAGGACTTGCAGTGAATAGCCCGACCCAACCGGAGTTTACGGAGGTTGGGACGCGCCCAAATAAAAACGGCTTTCATTGCTGAAAGCCGTTGCTATAATTATACAATCAATTTGTTAACTCTTTAAAAAAGTGTCTATGGAGTCAAAATACTTTTCTTTTGCGTCGAGCCAACCATAATGTTTGCAATTTTCGAGTAGAATCATTTTTGAATTTGGGAATGCTTTCAAGCTAATTTCTCCAATTGCCGGACTGATAATGTCTTGTTTGCCTTGAATGATTAAAACTGGATTGTTGAAATTAGCAAACTTGTTTTTGCAGTCAAAATTCATTTTTTGCATGTCACTCCATAATAATGAATTCAGGGTCGAATTGCCTTGTGTCAATCTTTCGGCAATGATGGGAACATATTTTTGGTCGTACACATAAGCGGGCGCCATCGCTCTTCCGCGGCCCAAACGGGCTTTGTGGGAGGTGTCACCTTTGTCAATTTTATCATTCCAATAGTTTAAGGAGTCTTTCTCGGCTTTGGTTAATCCTTTTTCAATCAGATTTTCACCTTTCAGCAAACTCAGATCTACTCCGCCGGAAGAGGACAAAATCAATTTATCAATACTGTTGGGGTAAATGGTGGCGTAATAAGAGGCCAGCATTCCGCCAAAAGAATGCCCGAGTACGGTCCATTTTTCGATTTTCAAATGTTTTCTCAATGACTCGATATCATCAGCCATTAATTTCATCGAAACCGTTTTGTCGTTCAATTCTTTAAGAGTGGATTTTCCGGTACCTCTTTGATCGTAAATAATGGTTTGATAATGCTCTGCCAAAATTTTCGCCATAGGTTCAAACCCATTACTATTCATTCCGGGACCACCATTTATGATTAAAATTGGTGTGCCTTTTCCAAATACTTTATAATAGGTATGGCTGGCATCTGTGTTTGTAGAAAAACCCTCCGTTTGTGCAAACGAATGCCCCAGAAAAGAAAGAAAAACAAATAGAAAAATCTTTTTCATATTACGAATTCATCAAACTTTCGATTTCTTCCACTTCAATCGGGATGTTGCGCATTAAGTTAAAAGGCTCGCCAGTTTCTTGAATAACAACATTGTCTTCCAAACGAATTCCGAAACCTTCGGCCGGGATATAAATTCCGGGTTCCACAGTAAATACCATGTTGGCTTTCATTGGCTCGTGCAATAATCCGTAATCGTGCGTGTCCAATCCCATGTGGTGAGAGGTTCCGTGCATGAAATATTTTTTGTAGGCAGGCCATTCCGGATTTTCATTTTGTACGTCGCCTTTGTCAATTAATCCCAAACCAAGCAATTCTGAAGTCATGATTTTGCCCACTTCTACGTGGTATTGTTTCCAAAGCGTTCCAGGCGTAAGCATTTTGGTAGCTTCGTTTTTAACGCGCAAAACAGCATTGTATACTTCTTTTTGTCTGTCTGTAAATTTTCCCGAAACTGGAATCATACGGGTCATATCACTAGAATAGTTTGCGTATTCAGCAGCCACGTCCAGTAATACTAGATCACCCGCTTTACATTGTTGATTGTTTTCGATGTAATGCAACACATTGGCATTATTTCCAGAAGCAATAATTGGCGTGTAAGCAAAACCTTTGGATCTGTTACGAATGAATTCGTGAACTAATTCAGCTTCGATTTCGTATTCGGTTACATTTGGTTTTACGAATGACAATAATCTTCGGAAACCTTTTTCGGTTATGTTACAGGCGTTTTGGATTAAATCTATTTCTTCGGTTTCTTTAACAGAACGGATGCGTTGCAATATTGGGTTGCTTTTTGCTACTTGATGCGCCGGATATTTGGCTTTCCACCATTTTACAAAACGGGCTTCGCGGGTTTCGGTTTCAACAGCAGCACGGTAATGTTCGTTGGTGTTGATGTACATGATGTCTGAATACGTCATCATTTCGTTCAGGATTTTCTCGAAATCTTGTAACCAATACACAGTTTTGATTCCTGAAACTTCAAAAGCGCGGTCTTTGGTCAATTTTTCACCTTCCCAAACAGCAATATGAGCGCTGGTTTCTTTTAGGAATAGCATTTCTCTTTGATTTTCGTAAGGAGCATCTGGGAAAAGCAATAAGATGCTTTCTTCTTGGTCTACTCCCGATAAATAAAAGATGTCGCGGTGTTGTGCAAATGGCAATGTACTATCTGCAGAAACAGGATAAATATCATTAGAATTAAATACTGCTACACTATTTGGCTTCATTTGAGCCATGAATTTTGCTCTATTTTTTATAAAAAGAGCACGGTCAATTTGATGATATTTCATACGAATTTATTTTTTGTTTTTTAATGGAATATGGTATTGCCACTTTTATTTGAGTTTTGTGTTTTTAAATTGTGGCAATTTCATTCTAAAACGATTTTGGGTGTTGAATCATCAAAAATAGTAACTTTAAGAATGTAATTGATCTTTGTTTAAGTTTTTTTAAGAATTTAATAACGCGTTTTTTTTTAAAATAAAGGAACTTTTCAGTCTGTGTTTTTTAGAGTTATCCGTAAACAAAAAAAGCACGAAGAAATAAGGGTTTCTCCGTGCTTTTAAAATGGCCTTTTTAAATTAAAACTGGGCTACTTCGGTAGAATCTTTCATGGCTGTTGTTGAAGATTTTCCTGTAGTAACGGTATTTTGTACGGCATCAAAATAAGATGTGCCTACAAAGTTTTGGTGTTTTACAGCTTTGAAACCGTGTTGTTGTAATGCAAATTCTCTTTCCTGCAATTCAGAATAGCCAGCCATTCCTCTTTCTTTATATGCTTTGGATAATTCGAACATGCTAGTGTTCAAAGCGTGGAATCCAGCCAAAGTAATAAATTGAAATTTATAACCCATTGCAGCCAAATCTTCTCTGAAGGTTTCCATTTCGGCTACTGTTAATTTTGCCGCCCAGTTGAAGGAAGGCGAACAATTGTAGGCCAACATTTTTCCGGGAAATTGTTTGTGAATAGCATCGGCGAAGCGTTTGGCATAAACCAAATCGGGGTTGCTGGTTTCCATCCAAATCAAATCGGCATAAGGGGCGTAACTCAATCCACGGTCAATTCCTTGCTCTACACCACAATTTACATAGAAGAACCCTTCGGCAGTTTTTTCTCCTGTGATGAATTTGGCATCTCTTGGATCGATATCGCTAGTCAATAAATTTGCTGCATCAGCATCTGTTCGAGCTACGATAAGCGTTGGAGTTCCCATTACATCGGCAGCTAAACGCGCTGCGATTAATTTATTTATGGCTTCTTGCGTAGGTACTAAAACTTTACCTCCCAAGTGTCCGCATTTTTTGGCAGAACTCAATTGGTCTTCAAAATGAACTCCCGAAGCTCCGGATTCAATCATCGATTTCATCAATTCGAAGGCATTTAGATTTCCACCAAAACCTGCTTCGGCATCGGCCACAATCGGTACTAAATAATCTTTTTTATCGGTTGTTCCATTTACCACTTGTATTTGATCGGCACGTAAAAGCGCGTTGTTGATTCTTTTTACTACCAATGGAACGCTGTTGGCTGGATACAAGGATTGGTCAGGATACATTTCTCCGGCCACATTGGCATCGGCAGCCACTTGCCAGCCAGAAAGGTAAATGGCTTCAAGTCCCGCTTCTACTTCTTGGATGGCTTGGTTTCCTGTGAGTGCACCCAAACCTGCTACAAAATCTTGAGAATTAAGTTTGTCCCAAAGTTTATTGGCACCAATTTTGGCAACGCTATGCTCAATTTGGTAGGATCCTTGCAATTTTACTACTTCTTCGGCAGTGTATGGACGTTCGATACCTTTCCATCTTGGGTTTGTAATCCAGTCTGTAACTAATTCTTGAATTCTTGTCTCGGTTGTTTTCATGGTGTTTTTTAAGTTTAATAGTGTTTGTTGGTTATTTTTGTTGATTTTTATATTTTTAAATTGTTATAGGTATTTATAACCAATTAGGGTTAAGAATTCTATAAAATTGTCGTTGACTACTAATGTATCAAGTAGCTGTTCAGCCAAATGATAATTTTGTTTTTCATGATTTTCGTCTCCTACACTTTTTTTGATTTTTTCAAATTCTTCCATGGCAATACGATGGTAATAATCTTCAGTCAATGTTTTTCCATTGTCTAAAATGACTTCGTTTTGCAGCCATTGCCACAATTGGGACCTTGAGATTTCAGCTGTAGCAGCGTCTTCCATCAAATGGTGTAAAGCGGCTGCTCCTTGTCCATTAAGCCATGAAGCAATGTATAAAACTGAAATACTGATGTTTTTTCGAACGCCCTCCTCGGTAATAGTTCCTTTTGGGACAGCCAACAAATCTTCGGCTACGACATTTACATCTTCTCTTTTTACAAATATTTGATTTGGTGTAGGCATATATTTATCGAAAACTGATTTTGCCAATGGAACCAAATCAGGATGGGCCACCCAAGTTCCATCGTGTCCATTTTGTACTTCCCTTCTTTTGTCGGTTACTACTTTGTCAAAGGCAATGGTATTGGCTTCTTCGTTGTTCTTGATCGGAATTTGGGCCGCCATTCCACCAATAGCATGAATATTTCGCTTGTGACATCTTTGAATAACTAATTGTGAATAGGCACTCATAAACGGTGTATTCATGGTTACTTGATCGCGATTTGGAACGATGTACGTTTTGTTTTTTCTTAGTTTTTTTATGAAAGAAAAAATATAATCCCATCGGCCACAATTCAATCCCACGATATGATCTCTTAATTCGAAAATGATTTCATCCAATTGAAAACTGGCAGTAATGGTTTCGATCAATACCGTTGCTTTGAAAGTTCCGTTTTGTTCGCCTAAATATTCTTGGGCAAATTCGAATACTTCATTCCACCATCTTGCTTCAAGATAATGTTCCAACTTTGGTAGGTAGAAATAAGGAGCTGTTCCGTTTTTGGATAATTCTTCATGATTGTGGAAAGCATACAACCCAAAATCAAGTAAAGAACCTGAGGTTTCCTGACCGTCGATCAGAATATTTTTTTCGTTCAAATGTAAACCTCTTGGTCTTACAATTAGAACGGCTGTTTTGTTGTTAAGCTCGTATTTCTTGTTTTTTAAAGTATCGTTCAGTGTTATGGTTTTGTTTACGGCATCGATCAGGTTTTGTTGACCTTCTATCAAGTTGCTCCAAGTTGGTGAAGTGCTATCTTCAAAATCGGCCATAAAGGTATTAGCGCCAGAATTGAGTGCGTTGATGACCATTTTTCGATCTACAGGTCCTGTTATTTCGACTCTTCGATCTAATAAATCCCTTGGAGTAGTTGCAGCTACCCAATTACTCTCTCTGATCATTCTAGTTTCGGCAGGGAAAGAAGGTAAAGCTCCAGCATCAAATAGGGACTGTTGTTTTTTGCGGTCCTCCAATAACGAAAGTCTTTTGTTATTGAATTTATGATGCAATTCAGTTAAAAATTCGATAGCATCCTCCGTCAAAATTTCTGGATACTGTTGCGTCATTCCATTCGTGATTTGGAATTTTTTTTCTGTGGTTTCGGTTTGGTTTTTCATAACTAATTCATTTTGATACTGCAATACTACAAAAAGTTTTTTACAAAACAAGCGAACGTTCGCTAAAATTGAAAAATATTTTTTTTTCGGTTTTTATTTTTTTAGTTTATCTTTGATTTTATGAACGTAGAAAAAGAGTATATCAAGTTGATTTTCGGGCTTAAACTCAAGCAGGCTAGAACAAATAAAGATTTATCATTATTTGGTTTGGCCAAAATAACCGAGTTGTCAAAATCCTATTTGAACGAAATTGAAAAAGGGAAAAAATATCCTAAAACGGAAAAAATTATACTGTTGGCGGAGAAATTGGACGTTTCTTACGATCATATGGTGTCTTTAAAACTCGACAATAATCTCGCGCCGATTGGTGAAATATTAAAATCGGGAATATTGAAGGAGATTCCGCTGGATCTTTTTGGGATTCAAGAAGCCGATCTAATTGATATTATTGCCAATGCACCAGCCAAAGTCAATGCTTTTATCAGTACAATTATCGAAATTGCTCAACATTATAACTTAACCCGAGAAAGTTTTTTCTTGGCTTCGTTACGTTCCTATCAAGAAGCGCACAATAATTACTTTGAAGATCTCGAAGAAAAAGTACTTTCGTTCTGCAGAGCTTTTCACATTAATATTGATGCTAATATTTCGATAGAGGAGTTGTCGGCTATTTTGATAGAGGAATATGGGTATAAAATTGAAGAGATTGTTTTCTCTGAACAAGATGAATTGGGTGATTTGAGATCTATTTTTGTACCAAAAAGCAAAACGTTATTACTCTCAATGGGGATTGATTCTTCTCAGAAAGCTTTTATTTTAGCCAAGGAGATTGCGTATAATTATCTTGAAATAACAGAAAGGCTGTATACTTTTAGTTGGATAAAATTTGACAATTTCGACCAGGTTCTCAATAATTTTTATGCTTCCTATTTTGCAGGAGCATTGTTATTGCCAAGACAGCATTTGATTGATGAGTTGAATCTTTTTTTGTCAAACAGCAATCCGAAGCCTCAAGAAATGATTCAATTGATGAGTAAATTCAATGTTTCTCCTGAATCATTTTATCAGCGTTTAACGAATATTTTACCGAAAGATTTTCAAATAAAGAATCTCTTTTTTCTACGTTTATCACATGAAATTGGCACCGACACATATCAAATAAAAAAAGAATTGCATATCACCAATCAGCAAGAACCTCATGCCAACGAAATGAATGAGCATTATTGCAGAAGATGGGTTTCTATAAAAACAATTGTGGAGTCTTTGAAACAAAAGAAAGAGCACTTTTTTGATGCTCAGATTTCACGTTACGAAAATAGTAATAATGAGTATCTCGTTTTTTCATCGGCAACGCCTGATCCTTTCAAGAAAAATTGCTTGAGAAGTATATCAGTTGGGATATTGATTACGCCTTCTGTCAAGAAAAAATTCAAATTCATCGAAGGGGATTCGGTAAAAAAACAGCTTGTCGGGGTTACATGTGAAACGTGCTCGGTCAAAGATTGTTTGGAAAGGGCTTCACCTCCAATTCATCTAGATCGCAAAATTAGAAACGAAAAGACGGACGTTACTGTTCAGGAGTATATGGCTAAATATAGTTAGAGTAATTAGTATTTGCATAGATGCAAATTCAATTTTAGATTTTTTTAAACCATTAAGAAATTAAGAATCATTTAGACTAAATGCTTAATGATTCTTAATTTCTTAATGGTTAAATTTTTGGACTAAAAGCTTTTATTATTAATGCTAAAGTTAATCAACCCATTTGTAATAACGAGCTCCTATTAAATTGGGAATTTCTGTTTCTATTCGATCCAGAATCCATTCGTTTTTAGGTTTTTGAACACTTTGCTTTTGTTCTTTTTTGTGTAATCGTTCATAGGTTTCAAAATCAATTTCGAAACTATTTTCCAATGTTTCAAAAAGGGAAACATTTGCTAGAGCCGACTTCCATTCTGCTTGAATCGTTCCCTCAAAGACTTTTGATTTAGAACCACTCCCGTACGCCAGAAAACCGAATTTTTCACTCGCAATTTCTTTTTTCGTATCATAAAAATGAGCCAAAGTCGAAAGTAATCCCATAAAGATAGAACCGGTATATAAGTTTCCGATTAAAGAAGAGGCCAATTCTGCAGGTTGTAATTTTTCGGTAACAAATGTTTTGTAATCTTCAGACTTGCTGATTTCTTTCAATTTGTTTTGGTATTCAGAAGCGCTTTCTTCTCCGAAAATAATTGAAGTTGAAGCATCCAAGGCATATATTTCAGACAACATTCTTCGTCCCTGAAAAGCATAAGGCAAATGCATTACGATACTTTTCCAGGAATTGTAAATGGTGTCCTTGGTATTTTTTAATTTCTTGAATGAGAAATAAGCCTCTCTAGTTCGATCCATATAACATTGGTTCGAATATTGACCGTCAAAAACGGGTTGATCTTTGTGGATTTCAATTTCATTCTCTAAATTGTCAAACCAAGATTCGTTGTTTGTGTTTCCTGTGATTTCTTGTTTTGAAATAGTTCTGTAGGGTTTAAAGAAATCAAATACACCTTTGGTGCTTACTCCCCAATGATTTTCGAAAGTTATAATTCTTGGATTTGAAGTAATCAACAGCGCGACAGCACCTGCACCTTGAGTATATTCACCAGTAGAATTTAAGTCGTATTTGGCAAAATCTGTAGTTACAACAATTGCTTTTTTGGTTGGATTGAGTTGAACAAAATCAAGGCAGTTTTGCATGGCATCTACACCGCCGATACAGGCAAAAGTAAAATCGACCACATCACATTCGGTTAAAGAATGCTCCCCAAATTTTTGCTCCATCAGTGAAATCAGGAAAGAACTGATGGGTTTTGAACTGTCGATTGCACTTTCGGTTCCAACGTATATTCGGGCAATTTCACCTAAATCTATGTTGTTGTCTTGGATTAATTTTGTTAAAGCATTAGCTCCGAATACCACTGTATCTTGGTGTATATCTGGCAAAGTCATTTTTAACAAACCCAGTCCTTTTTCGAGTTTCTCAGGTTCTATGTTTCTTGCTAAGGCTAATGTTTTTATGGGTAGGTGTAATTTGGCAACGTCAAAAGCGATTGCATCAATTCCGATTTTCATTGTTGATTTTTTTTTGCAAAATTAAAACTCCACTTTAGAATAACAATTACATTAGTATGATAAAAAGCAATGTTTTAGTCGTTTTTATTTATTTGAAGCATAAATAGGTATTTTTCATATTTATTGATAATTTTTCTTGGGTTCAGAAAGTTTTTATTGAGTAATCGATAGAAGAGTATTTTGTGGTTTATTAAGCTTTGTTTAAGTAACATTCGGATTTGTAAAGTGTTAACTTTTGTTTTTTTTGCGCTTAAAAAAAGGAGGGTTAAACACTTTAAAATGATTATAAATAGAGCGGTAAAAATGTGTAAAAGGTTGTGATTCTTTATTAATTAACCTAAATTTGTTCGACTTTTTAAAAAATAAAAACATTTATATTATTATGGCAAAATCTGCAATATTGAAGTCGTCAATTGCTAAAAAAGTAGCAATGGCGCTTTCAGGACTTTTTTTGATTATGTTTCTATCGCTTCACTTTTTTATTAATTTCGTTTCGGTTTTTAGTGCCGATGCCTTTAATGCGATGTCACATTTCATGGGTTACAATCCGTTAATCCAGTTTGTAATGCAACCTATTTTGGTTGCGGGTGTAGTTTTTCATTTTGTTATGGGATTCGTTCTGGAATTGAAAAACAAAAGCGCCAGACCAATTGCTTATGCAAAATACGACGGTGCTGCAAATGCATCATGGGCATCCAGAAACATGATTATTTCCGGGCTGGTAGTGTTGGCATTTTTGGGTTTGCACTTCTTCGACTTTTGGGTTCAAGAAATTAACTACAAATACATAGCTGTAAATGCTATTGATGAAACAAGGTACTATCATGAATTGGTAGAGAAATTTGAAAACCCAATCCGTACAGGAATTTACTGTGTTGCTTTTTTATTATTGGCAGTTCACCTTTGGCACGGTTTCACCTCTTCTTTGCAATCAATCGGATTTGACAATAAAATCGGAAAATCATTGCATAAAATCTGCTATGC
Coding sequences within:
- a CDS encoding aminopeptidase P family protein codes for the protein MKYHQIDRALFIKNRAKFMAQMKPNSVAVFNSNDIYPVSADSTLPFAQHRDIFYLSGVDQEESILLLFPDAPYENQREMLFLKETSAHIAVWEGEKLTKDRAFEVSGIKTVYWLQDFEKILNEMMTYSDIMYINTNEHYRAAVETETREARFVKWWKAKYPAHQVAKSNPILQRIRSVKETEEIDLIQNACNITEKGFRRLLSFVKPNVTEYEIEAELVHEFIRNRSKGFAYTPIIASGNNANVLHYIENNQQCKAGDLVLLDVAAEYANYSSDMTRMIPVSGKFTDRQKEVYNAVLRVKNEATKMLTPGTLWKQYHVEVGKIMTSELLGLGLIDKGDVQNENPEWPAYKKYFMHGTSHHMGLDTHDYGLLHEPMKANMVFTVEPGIYIPAEGFGIRLEDNVVIQETGEPFNLMRNIPIEVEEIESLMNS
- a CDS encoding helix-turn-helix domain-containing protein translates to MNVEKEYIKLIFGLKLKQARTNKDLSLFGLAKITELSKSYLNEIEKGKKYPKTEKIILLAEKLDVSYDHMVSLKLDNNLAPIGEILKSGILKEIPLDLFGIQEADLIDIIANAPAKVNAFISTIIEIAQHYNLTRESFFLASLRSYQEAHNNYFEDLEEKVLSFCRAFHINIDANISIEELSAILIEEYGYKIEEIVFSEQDELGDLRSIFVPKSKTLLLSMGIDSSQKAFILAKEIAYNYLEITERLYTFSWIKFDNFDQVLNNFYASYFAGALLLPRQHLIDELNLFLSNSNPKPQEMIQLMSKFNVSPESFYQRLTNILPKDFQIKNLFFLRLSHEIGTDTYQIKKELHITNQQEPHANEMNEHYCRRWVSIKTIVESLKQKKEHFFDAQISRYENSNNEYLVFSSATPDPFKKNCLRSISVGILITPSVKKKFKFIEGDSVKKQLVGVTCETCSVKDCLERASPPIHLDRKIRNEKTDVTVQEYMAKYS
- the aceB gene encoding malate synthase A, with the translated sequence MKNQTETTEKKFQITNGMTQQYPEILTEDAIEFLTELHHKFNNKRLSLLEDRKKQQSLFDAGALPSFPAETRMIRESNWVAATTPRDLLDRRVEITGPVDRKMVINALNSGANTFMADFEDSTSPTWSNLIEGQQNLIDAVNKTITLNDTLKNKKYELNNKTAVLIVRPRGLHLNEKNILIDGQETSGSLLDFGLYAFHNHEELSKNGTAPYFYLPKLEHYLEARWWNEVFEFAQEYLGEQNGTFKATVLIETITASFQLDEIIFELRDHIVGLNCGRWDYIFSFIKKLRKNKTYIVPNRDQVTMNTPFMSAYSQLVIQRCHKRNIHAIGGMAAQIPIKNNEEANTIAFDKVVTDKRREVQNGHDGTWVAHPDLVPLAKSVFDKYMPTPNQIFVKREDVNVVAEDLLAVPKGTITEEGVRKNISISVLYIASWLNGQGAAALHHLMEDAATAEISRSQLWQWLQNEVILDNGKTLTEDYYHRIAMEEFEKIKKSVGDENHEKQNYHLAEQLLDTLVVNDNFIEFLTLIGYKYL
- a CDS encoding alpha/beta fold hydrolase, which encodes MKKIFLFVFLSFLGHSFAQTEGFSTNTDASHTYYKVFGKGTPILIINGGPGMNSNGFEPMAKILAEHYQTIIYDQRGTGKSTLKELNDKTVSMKLMADDIESLRKHLKIEKWTVLGHSFGGMLASYYATIYPNSIDKLILSSSGGVDLSLLKGENLIEKGLTKAEKDSLNYWNDKIDKGDTSHKARLGRGRAMAPAYVYDQKYVPIIAERLTQGNSTLNSLLWSDMQKMNFDCKNKFANFNNPVLIIQGKQDIISPAIGEISLKAFPNSKMILLENCKHYGWLDAKEKYFDSIDTFLKS
- a CDS encoding succinate dehydrogenase cytochrome b subunit produces the protein MAKSAILKSSIAKKVAMALSGLFLIMFLSLHFFINFVSVFSADAFNAMSHFMGYNPLIQFVMQPILVAGVVFHFVMGFVLELKNKSARPIAYAKYDGAANASWASRNMIISGLVVLAFLGLHFFDFWVQEINYKYIAVNAIDETRYYHELVEKFENPIRTGIYCVAFLLLAVHLWHGFTSSLQSIGFDNKIGKSLHKICYAFAIIVPFGFIFIALFHHFNN
- the aceA gene encoding isocitrate lyase, with protein sequence MKTTETRIQELVTDWITNPRWKGIERPYTAEEVVKLQGSYQIEHSVAKIGANKLWDKLNSQDFVAGLGALTGNQAIQEVEAGLEAIYLSGWQVAADANVAGEMYPDQSLYPANSVPLVVKRINNALLRADQIQVVNGTTDKKDYLVPIVADAEAGFGGNLNAFELMKSMIESGASGVHFEDQLSSAKKCGHLGGKVLVPTQEAINKLIAARLAADVMGTPTLIVARTDADAANLLTSDIDPRDAKFITGEKTAEGFFYVNCGVEQGIDRGLSYAPYADLIWMETSNPDLVYAKRFADAIHKQFPGKMLAYNCSPSFNWAAKLTVAEMETFREDLAAMGYKFQFITLAGFHALNTSMFELSKAYKERGMAGYSELQEREFALQQHGFKAVKHQNFVGTSYFDAVQNTVTTGKSSTTAMKDSTEVAQF
- a CDS encoding hydroxymethylglutaryl-CoA synthase family protein is translated as MKIGIDAIAFDVAKLHLPIKTLALARNIEPEKLEKGLGLLKMTLPDIHQDTVVFGANALTKLIQDNNIDLGEIARIYVGTESAIDSSKPISSFLISLMEQKFGEHSLTECDVVDFTFACIGGVDAMQNCLDFVQLNPTKKAIVVTTDFAKYDLNSTGEYTQGAGAVALLITSNPRIITFENHWGVSTKGVFDFFKPYRTISKQEITGNTNNESWFDNLENEIEIHKDQPVFDGQYSNQCYMDRTREAYFSFKKLKNTKDTIYNSWKSIVMHLPYAFQGRRMLSEIYALDASTSIIFGEESASEYQNKLKEISKSEDYKTFVTEKLQPAELASSLIGNLYTGSIFMGLLSTLAHFYDTKKEIASEKFGFLAYGSGSKSKVFEGTIQAEWKSALANVSLFETLENSFEIDFETYERLHKKEQKQSVQKPKNEWILDRIETEIPNLIGARYYKWVD